A region of the Numenius arquata chromosome 2, bNumArq3.hap1.1, whole genome shotgun sequence genome:
aaatgtatagcCTCCCCAAATGTTATTGATGCAGAATGTTTGGTTATACTCTCATTTTGATtgccaggggaaaaaagtgatcTAAAATTGTTGACCTCTTTCTCCCACTCCAGATACTAGTACTGTTTCGAAACCCTAAAGATACAGctgtttcatttttccatttccacaaCAACGTGCCAAGCGTCCCCAGTTACAGCTCCTGGGATGAGTTCTTCTCAGAGTTCATGAATGGGAAAGGTATTGTTATAGTTAATGAATGTAGctgaaaaagcaacagaaaaaatatttaaaaacaactaaATGAGGCCAGTGGGAAAACAGCTGTGTCATAATTAGTTTACTGATGGCCATACATCACAATAAAAGAGGCAGCTGAATGCCAGAACGGGGAGAATATCCAAAAGATGCTTTGCTTCTGGGTATTTTGTTCTTCTGGGCAAGGGTGAGGGAGTTGCGTGGCTGCTTGACAGTGGCATTTGGTCAACATTCTGCCACTTAGTGGTGGAAGAAATGCTACAGATCTGAAGTGGTAATGAAATAACAGTTTGTTGTCTTTACTGTTTCTGAACATGAGGCCAAACACCTCATTAGCAATCCAAATTTTAGATTTAGAGTGATTTAGGCTTTGGCTTTCAAGAGATGTTTAAATGACAATAATAGTAACAGAGGGGAAGCACATAGTGAAATTAGTATTTCTGTGTGGAAACCATTTACCTGCAAAAGACCAGAGGAAGCCTCTGTCATTTTGTTGTACAGTACCATAGAAAGGACAGGCTGTTCTGTTTGTTTACATTGATGTAGCCGGCAGGCAACAGAAGGCAGTTCTTCAGTTGGAGAGAAGTAAGTACCCAGTAAGAAAAGAAGGTCACACTgattcttttttgccttctttacaGTCGGCTGGGGATCCTATTTTGATCATGCAGTCACCTGGAACAAACACATTGAGGATGAGAATACTATGTTCATAATATATGAAGACCTTAAAGAGGTAAAGCAGATGGGCCTGTGTACTTGACAGGCAAAACACATCTGGGCCTATTCCTCGAAGCCTGCTGAAATTAACGGCGAAAGGCATAGGTTTCTGAAAGAGCAAAACCAAGTTGATTTTAATGTCGAGTCTGGCTGTACAAGATCAGAGCTCCAATTTAATGCAGAAAACATACTGTGAAGGCAAATATTATTGATAGATGATGGCAATGCACATCCCAAGTGGATTAAATCCTCTTTTAGAGGAAGCATGCTGCATGACTATCACTGTGTTGCTTTCAGAACTTGACTGCCAGTGTAAAGCAGATAGCTGAATTCTTTGGATTCTCCCCAACGGCAGAGCAGATCCAGTCCATTGCAGACAGGGCCACTTTCCAGGCAGTGAAGGATAAGGCTCAGGAGACTCATGGTGCCGTTGGCTCAATTCTTTTCCGTAAAGGtaaatttgtttgtattttgccaGGGTGGTGAATGGTAGCACTGCATCTTTGGCAGACAGGAGTTTGGATCAGTAGATGGTTAATCTTTATGTATAAAATTCAAGGTGGGAGTTGTTTAAGAAACAGTGATTGTGATTCAGAACACTGTCACTTGATTTCATCACAAGGGCCAGTACCGTTCGGTAAAGCCCTGTATAATGTGATTAGCAGAAGTGCCCTACAAGTAGCACACCCTTCAGTTGTGATATGCAGTAAGCACTAATTAAAACAAAGAGTTTTATTTTGGCTTCTGTGAGTACTATAGGATAGCCTCCAGATTGCACTCTACTGAGTGCCTCCACAGATTTTTCATCTTGGGTTTTCTAAATAACCCTTGTAATTGCCTGTGAACCTCATTCAACACATGGAATTGAGACACTCCACAGACTGAGCTGTGTCTTTTAGCCATGGATCAAGCCACAGCTGTAGACTCAAACAGCCTCAGGCTGTGGGTTCTCCAAGATCTAGATTAAAGGTAGCCTGCAGCTTAGGACAGTGCCTGGTTGCAGTGCACAAAGCTCCCGCAGTTGGTTTCACAACTGCTGGACATCTTTTATAGTCTGCTGCAACCGTTCAAGACACATGCCAAAGCTATGAAGGCAGACAGTAGCTTCCtatgtttattttatgttcaCATTCTATTGAGGACACCAAACATAAGAGTGTGTTCTTGGGCCAGAGATTCTTttcttgcaggggaaaaaaaaaaaaaaaaaaagaaataaaggattaTCCTGAAATATAACAATAAGAGAGACAAggtagctttttgtttttaatcatacTCCTTGGTTCTAACAGTCAagagtaatattttattttacttttctttatgttCCAGGTGTTGTTGGAGACTGGAAAAATCTTTTCACTGAAGCCCAGAACCAGGAAATGGATGCCAAATTCAAAGTGTGCTTAGAAGGAACTAAGCTGGGAGCGAAGTTAAAATATGATGTGTACTGCAAGGCCTGAACCTTCTTTAGAGAAAAACCTCATGTCCAGGCtgtttttcattcacttttatGAAATTAAATAGAAACTAGGACAGTATGtgatttaaaaattttgaaaatccaTGCAATTTGCAAACCTGTTTCTGCTGTCTTAACTTACACAAGAAATCCTTCCTCGTACATTTAGTAGATACAGTACAGTTAGTATCGTTGACTTCATTGGATTCTCTTAAATGACCGGTAGTTCTTTGGCCTCACTTGGTTTCCAACACTGATTTTTAGCTTTGATGTCATGTTACCTGGCAGAATCCTGTGTGGAATATATATGCAGTAGTTAAAGCTGCCAACATGACTGGAAATGTATTCACTATGTTGGAGGTGATTTtccaagaaatttttttaaaatgatcatGAAGTGTCATTTTGATTCCTAATTTCTAAGTTCATAGTATCCATGTATCATTTTAATTTCTAAGTTCATAgtgtaaaattaaatttcagaaggTTTTGTTGTAGTTGTCTTTTGTCACTTTCTGTGTGCTGATAAATGTGTGAAAAAAGTAAAGGAACTCAGTGGTGGAAATTTTCTCCCCCTTTCggcaataatatttttctttcctttggtagTGTGAGATCTCATCCTGAGCAATTGAAGGGATTGCCTTGGACAGAACTTGCTCATGGAGGTTGGAGTCCCCCTCCTGGTGGTGGCTTGCTTCGTTGCTTAACCTCAACAGAGGGTTACCCATGGGGGAAACTGGAAACAGATGTTGAGAACAGCAGGTTTTGTCCACATGATTGTTGGGACACCCACCCTGCTTTGGATGTTGAAGAGGCACATGAAGAAGCTCCTGGTGGGCAGGACTGGGGGGAAGTTACTTCTTTATGGTGTCAAGGCAGGGGTGTTGGTAACCATCTGGTTTACTTGTTTAGAAGAAGAGACTTTTTAGACATGAGAGAAGGAAATGTGCTACTTGCATAACTCTGGAAATTGAGCCTTTGCCTGGGTTGTCTGGGTTTGCTGGGGTTACTTTTATGCCTAGCAGTAGTAAATATAATCTCAGAGCCaggatgtggatttttttctggatgtCTGTCTTCTGGGAGCTTTGAAGTACCACTGTCCAGAACAGAATGCCTGTCTTTGGGTGGTGCCAGAAGACAGTTGTGCACAAGATAGTTGAACATTGAACAGTCTCATAAAGGGCTGATTTTGTAGGCTGCGGTTTTCCCTTGGGAGGCTGCTTAAACACCAGTCTTTGACAGCTGGTTGTTTTCCTCAGCAGAAGCATTTCCTTGTCTCCAAGGGGAACAAATACAAAGGAAGAAGTACTCTGAGAAGGAATATGCGGGTAATGAGCACACAGTTACTAATTCAGCCAGTACAGGAGGTTAAAGCCTTCCTCCTCATAGTTTGTCAGCTTCTGTCTGAGAAGTAATTGTCTTAGGTGTGGTAAATGATTTGGCAGAAGGAGTGTTTGTACAGCAGTGATGGGTAAAGACTGTAACTTAGCCAGGTGGAAAACTCAAGTATTAGGTGCTTGAGGTATTGACACAGATGGACTCCATGAGACCTTTGTTAGCTGATGGTAAACACAAGAAACTCCCAGTCATTCAGTGCTAATAAGAATCCCTTTCTAAAAGTCTGCCAGTGACAGTGGGAATGATTAAGACAAATTAACTTCAATGCATAGTTAGGAACATCTTGAAATTTTGTTGTCAGATCTCCACAAAATCTTACTTGTCTCTCTTTCCTGTCATATTCCTCTTTGAGTTATCTCCTCCTGTTCTAGCTGTGTTTGCTGTAGCAATAGAAACTGAAAACAGCTCACTGATGGCACAAAAACCCTCCAGCTGGTGGTCCTTTATGTTGACTGGCTAAGACGCCAGTGTCCCAAAGGCTGACATTCAGATGGTGGGAAGAAAGGATTGATGCAGACGtgaatttgctttcaaaattaacAGCTGTAATAATGGCCGCTTGAAATAAGTAAACCAAAAGGGGGTACCAGTGAGGACTGAAGAGCACAACagaacacacaaaaccaaactgtATCAGAATGAAGTGGCTTAATACTAAACAAATCAAAGTTTCAGGTCGCTAGAGCCATCTCAAACCAAGCTGAGGTTCCCTATGAGCTTTACGTAGGCActggaaaaggcagcagcatcccATGGCTATTCGCCTCAGCTGTACCTGCTGCAGCAGTAGGTCAAGATCATTGCTAAgcaataaataaaaggaaattcaaaAGGCTTTGGTTAAGGATAATGTTGAAACAGGAGCACTACTTCCTATTAAAGTAAGTTGCCTGAATTACAGGTAGATCATTAATAGCCAGCCTGTCCACTTAAACCGCTGCATTTCTCAGTTTAAAATGATAATCAAGTATTCCAGGGCAGTTCAAGAGGAAATCCCATCTCAAGATGCTAAATTGGCTACTCTTAAGTTTTTACCCCTTTTGACTAGCAGGGTTATTTAAGCTGAGGTTGTTTAGCTATCTGAAGGAA
Encoded here:
- the SULT6B1 gene encoding sulfotransferase 6B1, with product MAEDKKAFVDEINKALAKSEGLTLKDLLFSYRGTPYPVTVCSVETFQALENLEARRDDMVLVSYPKCGVNWLIQILSDLIFTTIQIKPVSAELPFIECGDPDKYQRMKQIPSPRILATHLNYDCLPKSIFKNKAKILVLFRNPKDTAVSFFHFHNNVPSVPSYSSWDEFFSEFMNGKVGWGSYFDHAVTWNKHIEDENTMFIIYEDLKENLTASVKQIAEFFGFSPTAEQIQSIADRATFQAVKDKAQETHGAVGSILFRKGVVGDWKNLFTEAQNQEMDAKFKVCLEGTKLGAKLKYDVYCKA